In Podospora pseudocomata strain CBS 415.72m chromosome 4, whole genome shotgun sequence, the genomic stretch acctccgcctGGCTTCCTCCCATCTTCCGTCTCTTACTTTCCTAGCATTTTGTCAAGCACACCTTTGATAGTACCTCCGCTGCTTGGCCGATGCCTTAGGCTCCGTGGCCTGGTGGTATTGCCTAACCTTCTGCCGCAAATGCAGCGCGCAGTCTGGGCTTGAGCACCACCATAGTGCCATCCCTAGCCCCGAGACTTCGCTGTCCAGCGTGTACTTCTCGTCTGTGTACCCGAGGCAGCATCCTGCTTCTCTCGGCGTAAACTGGATTACCTGGAATCCATTCCCCAATTGAGTTGCTTTCCCTGCCTTCCACAACAGGTAGTCGTCCAACTCTTCATTGGCTTTTTCCCATCTTCCATCGTCTTCCTGACTGGCTGTGGCTTGCCTTCCTTGCCCACCTTGCGTACCGGCCAGTGGCCGTGTAGCGACTTGCTCTGGTGGTGCTCCACACATCCGTGTGTAATGCACTGGAACCAAGGTGCTCTCCTGTGCTTCGGATGCGTGGGATGAAGTTGTACCGCGTCTCCTTCACAGGGTATATACCTCGTGAGTGTGGGTGTGTCTCCTGGCAACTTCGCGATCCCAATGCTGGCGACCTTCTTATCCTTCCAGTATTCTTCCCAGCTCTTATACTCGAGCTTCTCAGGCCATGCTTGCATGACGGCGATCCTGTGCTTGCCGTATTGCTTCCCTGGCATCGTCCACCGGGTAGGTCCTTCCTCTTGCGTAGGGTTGTCGTCCTTGGTGACCTCCGTGGCGATTTCCGCAGTGACTCGTGCCACTTGCTCCTGCAATGCCTGTATCTGAAgatctccttcttcgtgCTCCGCCTTCAGTCTTTCCACTGCTTCCCGCAGCTCCTGGAActctgcttcctcttgtTTGGCGTGCCAGTAAGAGTCTTCCTCGAAGCCTACCGCTTCGTCTTGCTGGTACCCGATGGCTGCgacctccacaaccctcgGTCCCTTCGATGTAATGGCTGCCGCGATTTCCTTTTTCCACCCGAGTTGCTTGGGTGCCCTGCAGTCTTTCTTGAAGTGTCCTGCCTTGCCGCAGTTGAAACACTTGAGGTTGTCTCTGCCctggcctcggccttgcGGCTTTTGTCGCTGGATAGCATCGACCTCCATGGGTCCTGCGTGAATGGTCCCTGAGACGTGAGTCCCATAAGGCCgtctctttctcttgtcGTTAGGGCGGTAAAGTCCTTGCACGCGTGTGCCCTTGCGCTCCCTGCGGCGCTGGTATTGTCCATTGTCGATGCGGACCGCCATTGCGATATACTTGTCGATGGTCTCCGGTCGCTCCAGTCGATACAGCTCATCCTTAACTTCCTCCTTGAGCCTGGACGCAGCGTACACAACCTTGGATTCTTCGTCCGGAAAACGAGAAGGGTAGTACCGAAAGTATGCCTTAAGCTGGATCAAAAATCCCCCCAGCTCTCCCTTTGCACCTCCGTAGCGATCGGGTGCCTCGAGCCTGGCacgctctccctccttgcgTAAGGTACCAATCTCCTGGTGGAGCATAGCGTTCTCCTGCGTGAGGGTGTCGTGGGAAAGGCGTGACTTATCCTCAAGCTCTTGGATACGAGCGAGAAGCTGGTcgatggtgggttgggtcgaGATCCCCTGAGTACTGACGTTTCCGGCCATGGCATTAACTTGACACCTTCAACTTATCCGTGACAGAGTTGAAGTGAGTATGCAACGtatgacgaacccctgtacagaacctctgaaagggatactggttgaaggctacttctgacaattggttcggtgcggCTAAACAGCGCACAACAAaatgtctcaatgtaaacacaagatgccgtgaatacaagctgtgattgcatactgcggaactgtctatctacaccagccagttcctccgtatatatagaccggTTTATCACCATTATCACCAGTGATAATGTCGATTATCACTCGTCGTTCACCGAAGGCTGGTGATAATCGTGATTATCACCCTTGGCACTAGTGATAATCCGACTTCCCCACTTTTCCTGTTCCAGTGGTTGGACGGGTCGCGCCCCGCGCTCCCCACTTATGTCAGGTCCGTGACAACTAGCCTGGCCTATATCAGGATAATAGTAAATATAACCGTTATAATCCTTATTATCGAAAGGTTATGGCTATATATAGGCCTAAGGGCCCTGTAGCAATGGAGCACCTTAGCGCTCACGGCGCAGCGTAACTTGCGACACAGTACTAGTGTCatggcactggcactggcaccctGACCTTATCTTATCATTCACCTGCCCTGCCCCACCGAGCCTTGCAGCCTTGCACCTTAAATTCCGtgcaggccaggccaggcaaagccttcctttcctttttctcttctttagCTTAGTATTTCGTCAATTTAGTGTAGCCTTGCAGCATTGTCTCTCGTTTGGCCACTTCGTGACAACTAGTAGCTTACTTCTGGTATTGCAAACTGTTTCTATCTTTTGGCGGTCGACCAAAACCTTAAATATGGAGACTTTGCGTCTTCGACTCGCTCCTTCATTCTTCGCTGTTCTTTACATCCCATTACGAGCGAACGATACCTGGTACAACTACGGATACAGCATGATGTTGGTAATGTCTTTTCAGGAACCACTTTCTGTCATTTTGGCTGGAGTCGGCATCGTAGGTCTTACCTTGCCCAAGCGCTCAAGCGATAGAGTATTACTTTTACAGAATAGCTAGCATATGTTGCGTGACCTATTTTCTGAATGCCTCGCCACTTCAGGTCTTTCTACTTTACCTGGCACTTCCATCTCAGACCTACGATTCAGGTGTTCAGGGGTAGTGGGCAAGTGTCACAACCTTAACATCGGGAACGGTAGAGCAGTGCAAGGTCACcaaccaatcagaacaaGGTCGCAGCGATCTGGGCGATCATGGGCAATAAGACTGGGAACTGCAGTGATCACGGAAGTACGACCAATAAAGAACCAGAGAAGGATCATAGCGATCATTGTGATCATTGGGAAAGAGCGGAATGATCACCATGATCGGGGAGAATCACaagtctatatatacggaggaactagatagctcgtagatagttccgcagtatgcaattcagattgtattcacggtatcttgtgtttacattgagacattTTGTTGTGCGCTGTTTAGccgcaccgaaccaattgtcagaagtagccttcaaccagtatccctttcagaggttctgtacaggggttcgtcacagcaAGGTGCCCACGTGACCTGGTGACTTGGAATTCCGTCTTTGAGGGGCGGGGCTGCTTTGTCGCGTCTAACGATTTACGTCAATACTTCTACAAGTCTAACGACGAGCCATTGCACAATTAACATCACAGCTACATCTTGCGACTTGCGCTAGCCCGATACCACATTATTCCTTCGACTCACAATGTGCGGCAGATATGCCATGGCCCTAGTAAGCCTCATCACCTatacccacccaccccaacccctccccaccggcTGGTGCGACCCCCTTCACTAACCAATTCCTCAAGCGGCCCTCCCAAGTCCGCCAAATGCTCCAAAACGACTACGACCTCCAAGTCGATGACACCCCCGCCGACGAAGGCGACGGCGCCCCCCGCCAATCTTACAACTTTGCCCCAGGCTACAACGGGGTAGTCTACCGCGCCGACGCCGGTGCTGGTCATAATCATCACCAGGCACTGGAAGAACCACAAGAACAagactcctcccccaccccagcCTTCAAACTCCAATCCATGAAATGGGGCCTCATCCCCTCCTGGATCAAATCCAgcccctcctttccctccaCCCTCAAAACAATAAACTGCCGCGACGACTCTCTCGCCCAGTCAGGGGGTATGTGGGCGAGCATGAAGTCCAAAAAGAGGTGCGTGGTTATTGCGCAGGGGTTTTACGAGTGGCTTCAGAAAGGCAAGGAAAAGATTCCGCATTATGTCAAGAGGAAAgatgggaggttgatgcTTTTGGCTGGCTTGTGGGATTGTGCTTCTCTCCCGCCGCTGAATGGagagggggacggggagACAAGGAAGGTGTGGAGTTATACTATTATCACCACTTCGTCGAATGATCAGTTGAGGTTCTTGCATGACAGGATGCCTGTTATTCTTGACGCGGAgtcggagaggttgagggtttggttggatttggggaggagggagtggagtAAGGAGTTgcagggggtgttgaggccGTAtgagggggagctggaggttTATCCTGTTAGTAAGGAGGTGGGCAAGGTTGGGAATGACGATGCTGTTTTTGTAGTGCCAGTGGGGAGTAGGGAGAATAAGGGGAATATTGAGAATTTCTTTGCGAATGCTGCGGCGAAGAGTAAGAAGAGGGAGCCGTtgaaaggggaggtggaggtggagatggtggatgggaggaaagaggtgaagagtgtggaggaggtgaagagggaggatgaggaggggatgggggttgtaGTGACAGAGGGAAAGCAAGGGGTGAAAAGAGAAGCGGAGGATCATGCGGAAGAGGAGCCACCGGGTAAGAAAGTGAAAGAGGAGGGTTCACCAAGCAAGAATGTCCAAGAAGAGGGGCCGGTGAAGTGGGAGTCGCCTGTCAAAGAGAGACCAAAGAGCAGTGCGACGAGTAACAAGCACACGAGGAGcccagagaagaagaagggcaaggttGCGCCAGCGGGGGCAGGAAGTCAGAAGATTACAAAGTTCTTTGGGAATAGTGCCTAGAGGTTTGGGCCATACTCAGAATCAGGGTTACCAGCAAGCTGAGCCTTTGCTTCTTGCAATCAGAGAATCAGCCCGCGCATTCTGATATAACAAGCACGTTCTTTCAAGTCTAGCATCTATGGTACTCTTTTGATTGCGACTCGTGTATAGAACTTCAACGCTGTTGAGGTAGCCACTTCACGAAATGCCGCCTCCGAGCCCGAAGCAGTAGGGACCGGCGAAGTGGAGACTCAGCGCCGATCCTTCGGCGGGACTGGGGGCAAGGCGGACCGGCCAGCCCGGGACGGGAGGAACCAGGCCGCCCTCAGGAGTAAGCTTGAAACAAGTCAATGCATGTTTTCCTTGAAAAAATCATTATTCAAAATGCCCCATCATGTCGTGTCGCTGCCTGTAGTGGGACTATATACACATCCATCATTTGACCTATGCCGCGCTTAGCAGGTGAACACCTTGGGTCCTGGGACGGTGTAGGACTGGAGGTTGTTGTAGATCTGCCCTCAAAGTCAGCATCCGGTTTTCCGTCAATACCAACACCGAGACTTACGTTGGCAGTGTATCCGGGGTCGGTAGCCTTGAAAGCGCCAGGGATCTTGACCGTGGGACTGGGGCTGGAGTTTCCACCACCGGAAACGTTGATTTGCGCGCAGCTGATATAGAATTGGGGGGTTGAGCCTGGATTGTGTATGGCGAGGGATTggatgcggaggaggtaCTCTCCGTTGGGGATGCACCTGGGCAGGTTGGCTTGGTAGGATGCTGTGAAGATGGGATGTTAGCATGCTGATGAGCTAAGGTAGTATGAAAACAAACACGACGTACATCTCATTGGCCAGGATGATTGGCCGCCGTTGATGGTCGGGCCCCAATCGTAGATCTTGAACCATTCACCGGATCCGTCGTATTCTTTAACTGAGCCAGGCGCCTTCGACATGTAGCTGAAAGAAGGTTAACTGTTATATCCAGTCCGAAGATGACGGCATTTCATACAGAGAAATAGGTCCTTGGTGGTACACAGCTTGATCAGTGTAAAAGGTCACCGAGTCTCCAGCCTTAACATTGACAATACTGGTGCTAGCACCTGAGGCTCCTCCGACATTGCAACGGAGATTGTTGTCTGACAAGCTGGTCACTGGCgagttgtggttgttgttcttgcgAATGTGTTCGAAGACGCCGAACTTTGTTGAGCCAACACCGAACTGCTGGAAGATGTAGTGGGCTGAGacatcagcaacacccaGCGTAAGGGCAGTAACAATGGGGAAAACCTTCATGTTGATGGTATCAAAGATGAACTAGAGAAATTTCAACCAAAGTGCTAGGTTTGGTCTTGAGATCCTTAACTAGCTGATTAGGACACAGCTTTGCCAGTATACCAGTATAtaaagaagaacaagacgGCCATTTCAACCACTGCGGATAACATTGGGCCGCAAATGCCGGGTTGAAAGGATCAGAGAGTGTATATGAAACGGCCCGTCTGTGGCCACGATTGGAGTCTTTAGCTGTCCATGCTATCGTGATGAGCCAGTCAAAGCTGCAGACGAAGTTAGCAATCCAGGAAAACTacatcgtcgaggatggGTGACAAATGAGGTTGTGTGTGCCCCAGATTTTCTGTCGAATGAGAAGCTGGCTGGCCAATATCAACCCGCACGTTTTGATGGAGACCATTGATGCCGTGCTCTGACACTCTTGTCTGCAACCTGAGTGCCGAACACTGGCTGAGATAGAGCTCTAACAGATGAGAGCTATCGATCTGACTTGGCTACCCATCGAATGAGAAACTCATCACTCCTAGCTGAAATCATGAACCTCTGTCTACGAACTGAAAATCACTTGCAGCCGACGAATACCTGCTTGCATATCTGCAGATATAGCGATCTGGTGCCCTTGAAGCTGGAGCGAAAATGGCGGAGACAAGCATCCGGTCTAAAACAGGCAGAGAAGTGGTTCCTTCCACAGACTCGAGACTGCACTGAGATCACGGGACATGCGCAGGCAGAACAAGCAATGCAGAGAATGCAATCCGGCAGTCAGGTCACGGGAGCTAGCTTGACAGTTGCACGGCAGTTGAAGGGTGCCTGTCTACATTGCTgctacccctccaaccccttccacatGCTGTTGATGGGCACCAAACAGGGCCCAAGCATCTTGGGTTCTTGGTCAGCCCTTTATCACAGATAAATATATGCCTTTGTGCGCCCTGGCGTTCTGCTTTTGCAGTTTTTCTGTTCCTTCTTGCATATTTTCCCTCACGAACACGACTCTCACCGTTGCCAAAAACCGAGGACATCGACCCTCCGCATATCGATCGATCGAAGCGAACGTATAAAGCAGCCGCCATCAGCCGCCTCGTTTATTATCCCCAGAAACGCCCATCGCATGCTCTCCCCACAGTTCGACCGACAGACCTCCCCAAACAGGGGCGGCCTCGTGAGCAATCGCCACGGTCTCAATCCTAGGGCTGGCCCGACGGACCGCGAGATCTACTATACGCAAGTTGATTGGGTATAGCCTGATTGAAGAGCAAAATGGGTCGCCAGCATCCGTTAACGACTACAGCGCCAGTAGACGCTGGTGGCTGACTGACGGGACTTTATCCAAAGTGGGGGAGATTACAACCTTGAGCACCACTACGGAATTTTTTCTGGAACCGGCCAACCCCGAGCCAAGGACTTCCCAAGGACCCCCTCTACCGCGCCGCTCTGGAGCCGCTGGAAATTCCCCGTTGTTGCCGCTCTCTTTGCCGCAACGCCGTTGAGATTCACCTTCGTGGAAATACCCGGATTTGGCCTCTTCGAATCAATTCGAACTTCATTCAGACCCACCGAATCAGCCACGCCAGGAaagaggggttggggatttCTTCACTGACTCGGCTGTCCGCCAGCCAGTATTCTATGTTGCATTCAGGCGGCGCACCGATTGTGGGCACCCCATAATGCACCGTGATCTTTGTGATCTGCAGCCCAATGCTGCTGTTTTGTTCCGAGGCACCTGAGATTGGAGCGCAAACGAGTCCCCTGAGAATGGAGACAGACAACGTCAGCGACTATGCAGGCAAGATTACCGGTTCATACATCAATGCTTGGCCATGAGTCGAAACGTCCCGCGTCGGCGTCTGCTTCCGTTCGGTGCCTTGCCTCCCCTGAACTCCCCTGCCTCCGCGTGCCATGCCGTCTCCTCGCCAAACTCATCAGCTTCTTCCGCCCTGGGGAAATCTTGGGGAAACCCCACCGCGCGGCTCCTTCTCCAATCTATCTGCTCCCTTCATATCAAGCATGGCTTTGCCAACGCCGCAGATCCCATATTCTCCTGGCGGAGGCTATACTCTGGTCATGCAGCCCAATTTATTTCCCTacatctcctccaagtcATCGGCTCTGATTCTACCGCGGATCCATCCTATCGGTGACATTCCATTTGTTTTCCCCGGACTGCGCTTCCGTGATTCGATCCTGGGAATGCGGAGTCAGGCACAGTCAGCTTACGCTCGCGATGTGGTTATATCCATGGCCGCTCCCCGCCTGAGACGTTTGTATCTAGAGGCTGGCTTGTCTTCTTTGGCCCAGCGCTGAATCCAGAATCGTCCTGTGCTTTGGCTGTTCTGGAAAGTGACAATGAAGTTTCTCAGCCGTGTTGGCGCGACTGCCCTCGCGGCGTCGCTTTGTAGGTGCTCCTAATAAGTTTTGTGATGGAAATCCGGCTGATATTCGACAGACCTGCAGCATGGCATCGCGCAAATGACTGATGGTACCTACACTGATCAAACGTCCGGCATCAAATTCAAGACGTGGACTCAAGGCACCGAGGCTACCGAAGCCTCTCCATTCACCTTCGGTCTGGCTCTCCCAGGTGATGCTTTGACCAAAAACGCCAACGAGTACCTTGGTATCCTCGTATGTGGATCATCTACCCTCACTTCTTCTTGTGCTGACAGAGAATAGCGCTGCAAAATCGAAGATGCCGCTGCTCCCGGCTGGTGCGGTCTTTCCCACGGCCAGGCCGGTCAGATGACCAACGCCCTGCTCCTCGTTGCCTGGGCCGCTGAGGGAACTGTCTACACTTCTTTCCGCTGGGCCACCGGCTACACCTTACCTGGCCTCTACACCGGCGATGCAAAGCTGACCCAAGTTTCTTCGAACGTCACCGACACCCACTTCGAGCTGATCTACCGTTGCCAGAACTGCTTCTCCTGGAACCAAGACGGCACTAGCGGCAGCGTCGAGACAACTCAGGGATTCCTCGTTTTGGGCCACGCGGCTGGCAGCTCTGGTCTGGAGAACCCAACCTGCCCTGACCGCGCCACGTTTGGCTTCCACGATGCTGGCTTTGGTCAGTGGGGTGCTCCCTTGGAGGGTGCCACTTCCGAGTCGTACGCCGAGTGGGCTGAGCTTGCTACGACTACTCCTGAGACTGACTGTGAGGGGTAAGTAGCGGTACTATCAGTTCGGGAGGCGTGATGCTGACGATCCTCTAGTACTGGTcctggtgatgctgagtGCACTCCTGCTCCCGAAAAGGTCTACGACTACAtcgttgttggtggcggtgccggcggtATCCCCGTTGCCGACAAGCTCAGCGCCGCCGGCCACAGCGTCTTGCTCATCGAAAAGGGACCTCCTTCCTCTGGTCGCTGGGGTGGCACCATGAAGCCCAAGTGGCTCGAGGGAACCAATCTCACTCGCTTCGATGTCCCCGGCCTCTGCAATCAGATCTGGGTCGACAGCGCCGGCATTGCCTGCACTGATACTGACCAGATGGCTGGTTGTGTTCTGGGCGGCGGTACTGCTGTCAACGCCGGTCTCTGGTGGAAGGTAATTTCAAACTCCAAGCCCCATCCTGCAGAAAGCTTGCTTACAAATAAATCAGCCCCCCGCGTCTGACTGGGACTACAACTTCCCCGCTGGCTGGAAGTCCAAGGATGTTGAGGCTGCCGCCAACCGTGTCTTTGACCGGATTCCTGGTACATTCAAGCCATCTGCTGATGGTGTCCTCTATCGCCGTGAAGGCTTCGATGTTCTTTCCAGCGGCCTGAGGAAGTCGGGCTAcaaggaggttgttgccAATCAGTCGCCCAACGAGAAGAACGGCGCGTTTGCGCACACCCACTTCATGTTCCGATACGGTGAGAGAGATGGCCCGCTTGCCACATACCTTGTTTCAGCCAACAACCGTGACAACTTTGACCTTTGGACTGGCAGTGCTGTGCGCAGGGCTATCAGAACAGGTGGCAAGGTAACCGGTGTTGAACTCGAATGCTTGAGGGACGGCGGCTACAGCGGTGAAGTCAAGATTAGCGCCAAGGGTGGTGTCATCTTCTCTGCTGGTACTTTTGGCTCTGCCAAGCTTCTCATGCGCAGTAAGTCCTTCTTGTGGGCTTTCTCAAGCACCGAAAGCTAACACACAATGACAGGCGGTATCGGTCCCCGTGACCAGCTTGAGATCGTTGCCGGCTCCAAGGACGGCGAGACCTTCATCTCTCGGGGTCAGTGGATCGACCTCCCGGTCGGCTCCAACCTGATTGACCATCTCAACACCGATCTTATCTTGACTCACCCCGATGTCGTCTTCTATGACTTTTACGAGGCCTGGACTGCCCCCAATGAGGGTGACAAGGAGCGTTATCTCAACAACCGCACTGGTATCTTGACCCAGGCTGCCCCCAACATCGGACCCATGGTCTGGGAAGAGGTTACTCCTTCTGACGGCATCCCCCGTCAATTCCAATGGACTGCCCgtgttgagggagatggtcGCATCACTGACTCCCCACGTATGTTAGCCCTTCTACAATGGGTAACACCCACAAGCTAACAGATTAGATGCCATGACTCTCAGCCAGTACCTCGGAAGAGGTGTCGTTTCCAGAGGCCGGATGACCATCACCCCTGGTCTCGCCACCGCTGTTTCCGAGCACCCCTATCTCCACAACGCTGGTGACAAGGAGGCCGTTATTGCTGGTATCAAGAAGCTTCAAGCCGCCCTTAACGTGATCCCCAACATCACCTGGgtccttccccctcccaccggAACTGTTGAGGACTATGTTAATGGCGTAAGTCTTTCCTCATTTACGCGCCATGAACAATGGCTAACATTGTCGATAGCTCCCTGTCTCCCCATCCGCCCGTCGCTCCAACCACTGGATGGGTACTGCCAAGCTTGGCACTGATGATGGTCGTGAGGGTGGTACTGCCGTAGTTGACTTGGACACCAAGGTCTACGGCACTGACAACCTCTTTGTGGTTGACGCCTCCATCTTCCCTGGTATGTCGACGGGTAACCCGTCTGGCATGATCGTCATCGCCgctgagaaggctgctgagagGATCTTGGCCCTCAAGGCTTAAGTAGGAGTCAAAATGGAATGTATAAATAACAAGGTGTAGGTGGTAGGAAAGTAGCAAAAATTGTACATGAGCTCAATTAGTACATGATGTTGAATGGGACGTAACAAAGTGGGTTGCTGTACGGATAGAATATCGTGTACAGCCGAAAGGGTGTATTGATACTATATCGGGGCAGACAGGATATGCTGAAAGATGTCGTTATGAGACTTGATTGTTGAGATACCTAAGACATAcaatgaggagggtgatgactGGATGTAGGTATACAAGTATGAAGCCCCTGAATACCCGCGGGACATACCTGTCTGACCTCGGTGCAATGACCCTCGATAGGAATTGATACGGTTGATGGTTAAGAACTGGCTGGATTAATGAGTTTTTCTCAGTTGAACTTGCCTGTGACACCACAGTTGTAGCGAGTAATATCAATGTCGCCgttcctcttctctttttgcctACCCACAGCACTGTCTCACTCTACTATTACTCGACAACACCATTATCAACGACTATAGCGATGTCACACGCTTCGATGCTCAGAACCGCTACCGTGCTGCTTTGTCTGGCGGTAGGCTTTCTCTAATGAGCGTGGCCCAGAAACAGCACTTTTCCCAACATTTATACTTAAACATCTCAATCCCGCGGTTTCTTAGACAATTGCAAAGGATCTTGTTAAGGCAGATATACATATAGCTATATTAGATCTGAATTTGGTCAGTTCCGGAGCCGCGCATCATTTGTATCTGAATTACGTGGATGCCAAAAAGTGTGGCTCAAGGTGCCCAACGGTGCCTAACCTCGTAGGGGTTTTCTGTGACACCTACAACgcacaacatcatcattatGCACGCATCTGCTATGGAGTGTAGATTTCTATATCACAAAGGCCTTGGCAAAAGAGCATAATAATATCTTTTAAATTTCCAAGACTACTTTTGGCT encodes the following:
- a CDS encoding hypothetical protein (EggNog:ENOG503NX9R; COG:S); this translates as MCGRYAMALRPSQVRQMLQNDYDLQVDDTPADEGDGAPRQSYNFAPGYNGVVYRADAGAGHNHHQALEEPQEQDSSPTPAFKLQSMKWGLIPSWIKSSPSFPSTLKTINCRDDSLAQSGGMWASMKSKKRCVVIAQGFYEWLQKGKEKIPHYVKRKDGRLMLLAGLWDCASLPPLNGEGDGETRKVWSYTIITTSSNDQLRFLHDRMPVILDAESERLRVWLDLGRREWSKELQGVLRPYEGELEVYPVSKEVGKVGNDDAVFVVPVGSRENKGNIENFFANAAAKSKKREPLKGEVEVEMVDGRKEVKSVEEVKREDEEGMGVVVTEGKQGVKREAEDHAEEEPPGKKVKEEGSPSKNVQEEGPVKWESPVKERPKSSATSNKHTRSPEKKKGKVAPAGAGSQKITKFFGNSA
- a CDS encoding hypothetical protein (EggNog:ENOG503P1XX; COG:G; CAZy:AA9), yielding MKVFPIVTALTLGVADVSAHYIFQQFGVGSTKFGVFEHIRKNNNHNSPVTSLSDNNLRCNVGGASGASTSIVNVKAGDSVTFYTDQAVYHQGPISLYMSKAPGSVKEYDGSGEWFKIYDWGPTINGGQSSWPMRSSYQANLPRCIPNGEYLLRIQSLAIHNPGSTPQFYISCAQINVSGGGNSSPSPTVKIPGAFKATDPGYTANIYNNLQSYTVPGPKVFTC
- a CDS encoding hypothetical protein (CAZy:AA3; COG:E; EggNog:ENOG503NXKF; CAZy:AA8) — its product is MKFLSRVGATALAASLYLQHGIAQMTDGTYTDQTSGIKFKTWTQGTEATEASPFTFGLALPGDALTKNANEYLGILRCKIEDAAAPGWCGLSHGQAGQMTNALLLVAWAAEGTVYTSFRWATGYTLPGLYTGDAKLTQVSSNVTDTHFELIYRCQNCFSWNQDGTSGSVETTQGFLVLGHAAGSSGLENPTCPDRATFGFHDAGFGQWGAPLEGATSESYAEWAELATTTPETDCEGTGPGDAECTPAPEKVYDYIVVGGGAGGIPVADKLSAAGHSVLLIEKGPPSSGRWGGTMKPKWLEGTNLTRFDVPGLCNQIWVDSAGIACTDTDQMAGCVLGGGTAVNAGLWWKPPASDWDYNFPAGWKSKDVEAAANRVFDRIPGTFKPSADGVLYRREGFDVLSSGLRKSGYKEVVANQSPNEKNGAFAHTHFMFRYGERDGPLATYLVSANNRDNFDLWTGSAVRRAIRTGGKVTGVELECLRDGGYSGEVKISAKGGVIFSAGTFGSAKLLMRSGIGPRDQLEIVAGSKDGETFISRGQWIDLPVGSNLIDHLNTDLILTHPDVVFYDFYEAWTAPNEGDKERYLNNRTGILTQAAPNIGPMVWEEVTPSDGIPRQFQWTARVEGDGRITDSPHAMTLSQYLGRGVVSRGRMTITPGLATAVSEHPYLHNAGDKEAVIAGIKKLQAALNVIPNITWVLPPPTGTVEDYVNGLPVSPSARRSNHWMGTAKLGTDDGREGGTAVVDLDTKVYGTDNLFVVDASIFPGMSTGNPSGMIVIAAEKAAERILALKA